From Xylanibacter oryzae DSM 17970, a single genomic window includes:
- a CDS encoding P-II family nitrogen regulator — MFLIRAIIRPEKSVVVMKALLDAGFPAVTKISAYGRGKQRGLRVGDVTYDELPKDILLMAISSKDKDFVVETIVSSARTSPSGHFGDGKIFVTPIDEIYTISSGKKEV; from the coding sequence ATGTTTTTGATTAGAGCAATTATTCGACCAGAAAAATCAGTAGTAGTAATGAAAGCCTTACTTGATGCTGGTTTCCCGGCAGTAACAAAGATATCTGCTTATGGACGCGGAAAACAAAGGGGTCTGCGAGTTGGGGATGTCACTTATGACGAACTACCTAAAGATATTCTCCTGATGGCTATCTCCTCGAAAGACAAAGACTTCGTTGTTGAAACAATCGTTTCTTCGGCCCGTACTTCACCATCAGGACACTTCGGTGACGGTAAGATATTCGTCACCCCAATAGATGAGATTTACACAATCAGTTCAGGTAAAAAAGAAGTATAA
- the nifH gene encoding nitrogenase iron protein, with protein sequence MMRKIAIYGKGGIGKSTTTQNTVAGLAEMGKKVMVVGCDPKADSTRLLLHGLAQKTVLDTLRDEGEDIDLNDVMKKGFGGTNCVESGGPEPGVGCAGRGIITSINLLEQLGAYDEDKHIDYVFYDVLGDVVCGGFAMPIRDGKAEEVYIVCSGEMMAMYAANNICKSIAKFGKVGTVRLGGLICNSRKVDNEAQMIEEFAKKLGTQMIHFVPRDNVVQHAEINKKTVIEFSPEENQANEYRTLAKKINDNTNFVIPKPMQMHELEELLTTFGIMN encoded by the coding sequence ATGATGAGAAAGATTGCAATTTATGGTAAAGGTGGAATCGGCAAAAGCACCACCACCCAGAACACCGTAGCCGGCTTGGCTGAAATGGGGAAAAAAGTAATGGTTGTAGGATGTGATCCTAAAGCCGACTCAACACGTTTGCTTTTACATGGTCTTGCACAGAAAACAGTGTTAGATACCCTCCGTGATGAAGGAGAGGACATCGACCTGAACGATGTGATGAAAAAAGGTTTTGGAGGTACCAATTGTGTAGAGAGTGGTGGTCCTGAGCCAGGAGTAGGCTGTGCCGGTCGTGGTATTATCACTTCTATTAATCTGCTAGAGCAACTGGGAGCTTATGATGAAGACAAACACATTGATTACGTATTCTATGATGTACTCGGTGACGTTGTTTGTGGCGGTTTTGCAATGCCTATCCGTGATGGTAAAGCTGAAGAAGTATATATCGTATGCTCAGGAGAGATGATGGCGATGTATGCAGCAAACAACATCTGCAAATCAATAGCAAAATTCGGTAAGGTGGGAACAGTACGCCTTGGCGGTTTGATATGCAATTCACGTAAAGTGGACAACGAAGCTCAAATGATTGAAGAATTTGCAAAAAAATTAGGTACCCAGATGATCCATTTTGTACCTCGTGACAATGTCGTCCAACATGCAGAAATTAACAAAAAGACTGTCATCGAGTTTAGTCCCGAAGAGAATCAGGCAAATGAATATCGTACACTAGCTAAAAAAATAAATGATAATACAAATTTTGTAATACCCAAACCCATGCAAATGCATGAACTAGAAGAGCTGCTTACAACATTCGGAATAATGAATTAA
- a CDS encoding ATP-binding cassette domain-containing protein encodes MERKKKMLEIDVKRKMLTSEGVHTLHIKKDIDIHELLCVFGKSGAGKTTLLRMIAGLTTPEEGYIAFNGTTWFDSKNKINIPPQKRNIGYMFQNYALFPNMNVEKNIIFGQKEKNKEEIEDLLNIFDLQTLRKQIPNKLSGGQKQRVALARALASHPSILLLDEPLSALDIEMRISLQKEISKAHEISNVLTILVTHDVDEVFALAHKVLLIENGTVTKYGTPGNVFSGETWARASRLLHEISILSDSLYG; translated from the coding sequence ATGGAAAGAAAAAAAAAGATGTTAGAAATTGACGTAAAAAGAAAGATGTTAACTTCTGAGGGAGTTCACACTCTACACATAAAGAAAGATATAGATATACATGAGTTACTTTGTGTGTTTGGTAAATCCGGTGCCGGTAAGACAACCTTGTTGAGGATGATTGCAGGGTTAACAACACCAGAGGAAGGATACATCGCATTTAATGGAACAACATGGTTTGATTCAAAGAATAAAATAAATATTCCCCCGCAAAAAAGGAATATTGGCTATATGTTCCAGAATTATGCGTTGTTTCCAAACATGAATGTTGAAAAAAATATCATTTTTGGTCAAAAGGAAAAAAATAAAGAGGAGATAGAGGATCTTCTTAATATTTTTGATTTACAGACATTACGGAAACAAATTCCAAATAAGCTATCAGGGGGACAAAAACAACGTGTTGCACTAGCCCGTGCTCTGGCATCACATCCATCCATTCTACTCCTGGACGAGCCGTTGTCGGCTCTAGATATAGAGATGAGAATTTCTCTACAAAAGGAAATTAGCAAAGCTCATGAAATATCGAACGTATTAACGATTCTTGTAACTCATGACGTTGATGAAGTTTTTGCCTTGGCTCATAAAGTACTGCTGATAGAAAATGGCACGGTCACTAAATACGGTACTCCGGGTAACGTCTTCTCAGGTGAGACATGGGCCAGAGCTTCTAGATTGCTGCATGAGATATCTATCTTAAGTGATTCTCTGTATGGATAG
- the modB gene encoding molybdate ABC transporter permease subunit, producing the protein MDSDFLQTLWLTGKLATLTTTILLLLGLPIAYILAYKHFRFKSIVESLISMPMVLPPTVLGFYVLVAYSPQNAFGKFLETTLHLRLAFSFEGILVASIIFSLPFMVQPLINGFELIPKSYREAAYTLGKSPFTTFMKILIPNIRPSILTGVAMTFAHCIGEFGLVIMVGGNMPGETRVASVAIYDAVQLMDYTTANKYALILFLISLAILSLIYGFNGKKKKDVRN; encoded by the coding sequence ATGGATAGTGATTTTCTACAGACACTCTGGTTAACAGGGAAGTTGGCGACTCTTACAACAACAATATTACTATTATTAGGGTTACCAATAGCATATATATTGGCGTACAAACATTTCCGGTTCAAGTCTATTGTGGAGTCACTGATCAGTATGCCGATGGTGTTGCCACCAACCGTACTTGGGTTTTATGTATTAGTAGCATATAGTCCTCAGAACGCGTTTGGAAAATTTTTGGAAACCACATTACATTTGCGTTTAGCATTCAGTTTTGAAGGAATCCTCGTTGCAAGTATTATTTTCAGTCTGCCGTTCATGGTCCAACCATTGATAAATGGTTTTGAACTGATACCGAAAAGCTATCGCGAGGCTGCATATACATTGGGAAAGTCTCCATTCACCACTTTTATGAAGATACTGATTCCCAACATACGCCCGTCGATATTAACAGGAGTTGCAATGACTTTTGCACACTGTATCGGTGAGTTTGGCCTTGTGATAATGGTGGGGGGAAATATGCCGGGTGAGACCCGTGTAGCTTCTGTTGCGATCTATGACGCTGTTCAGTTGATGGATTATACCACAGCCAACAAATATGCCCTCATCTTATTCTTAATTTCGCTAGCGATACTGAGCTTAATCTATGGATTCAATGGAAAGAAAAAAAAAGATGTTAGAAATTGA
- the modA gene encoding molybdate ABC transporter substrate-binding protein — MKKIIFTLVLAMTVVMSYAQTINVAAAANLSYVMEEMKNAYHKTNKNAKINIVYGSSGTLTQQISNGANYDIFMSADDEFPLVLQKKGLTYGGMKIYAYGKLALYSTVVDAKKGLAILNDADTKKIAICNPLTAPYGKRSVELLTKHGMYQALKPKLVVADNISQAAQYAFTGNADIAFVALSLTLTPEMQAKGTTYIFNPKLYSPIKQGCILIKKSTVNTGAAKFMKFFMSPAADAIWEKYGYSLPK; from the coding sequence ATGAAAAAGATTATTTTTACACTAGTGCTTGCCATGACGGTAGTTATGAGTTATGCACAGACCATCAATGTAGCCGCAGCGGCCAATCTGAGTTATGTGATGGAAGAAATGAAAAATGCTTATCATAAAACAAATAAGAATGCAAAAATAAATATTGTATATGGAAGTTCCGGTACCTTGACACAGCAAATATCAAATGGAGCCAATTATGATATTTTCATGTCAGCGGATGATGAATTTCCCTTAGTGCTACAGAAGAAAGGGCTTACATATGGCGGCATGAAGATCTACGCATATGGAAAACTCGCTTTATATAGTACCGTTGTTGATGCAAAGAAGGGACTTGCCATCCTTAATGATGCAGATACAAAGAAGATAGCCATCTGTAATCCGTTGACAGCTCCTTATGGGAAACGTTCTGTTGAATTACTGACAAAACATGGAATGTATCAAGCATTAAAGCCAAAGCTTGTCGTTGCTGATAACATATCACAGGCAGCCCAATACGCATTTACAGGAAACGCTGATATAGCTTTTGTGGCACTCTCGCTAACATTGACCCCTGAAATGCAGGCAAAAGGAACGACCTACATATTCAACCCGAAGCTGTACTCGCCTATCAAGCAAGGTTGTATTTTGATCAAAAAAAGTACAGTCAATACAGGTGCAGCAAAATTCATGAAGTTTTTCATGTCACCGGCTGCTGATGCAATATGGGAAAAATATGGTTATTCCTTACCTAAATAA
- a CDS encoding alginate export family protein codes for MEKVKMIIFATALFGACKVAAQTVTVDGEFRPRVEVRDGFNQPLLKTENPLVVAMQRTRLGVSFQTGLLSTKLTIQDARTYGETATTSEASTTNSSTTIFEAWADMVLIPGGSVRIGRQALKYDDGRLFNSPAWSNTGTSHDMALIKYAINNFQANAGFAYNNTTAGKSETYYTPVCPYRYMGFLWMNKVLAKNLSLSLIGVDEGVQDTSGTAGNTANYKKVNMYHTYTYGGYLSYGTTSTPLSLALTYYHQSGKSSTGKTMNASLAAAKLGWNPSTYLNLGIGCDLFSGDDNTNDGTQHNFKKLYGTNHSFNGYMEYWTTPPTQGLGDYYLIASGKTTSNLEWEVAGHLFKSMKDVKYASDKAGKSLGSELDLTLKYKMNEWANVQGGYSVYFTTKEVKYLKLKNASADIYTPQWCYVMLTITPAYLKNLFTNNKK; via the coding sequence GTAAAAATGATTATTTTTGCAACAGCACTTTTTGGTGCTTGTAAAGTAGCAGCACAGACTGTTACTGTGGATGGCGAGTTCCGTCCTAGAGTGGAAGTAAGAGATGGCTTTAACCAGCCTTTGTTGAAAACAGAAAATCCGTTAGTGGTTGCCATGCAACGCACCCGTCTAGGGGTTTCATTCCAAACAGGTCTTTTATCCACGAAACTTACTATCCAGGATGCCCGCACCTATGGAGAAACAGCGACGACATCAGAGGCATCAACAACAAATTCATCAACCACTATCTTTGAGGCCTGGGCAGACATGGTACTCATTCCCGGCGGGTCTGTAAGAATAGGACGACAGGCACTGAAGTATGATGATGGACGCCTCTTTAACAGTCCGGCCTGGAGTAACACCGGAACATCTCATGATATGGCTTTGATAAAATATGCCATTAATAATTTTCAAGCCAATGCAGGATTTGCGTACAACAATACCACAGCTGGTAAGAGCGAAACATATTATACACCGGTATGCCCTTATCGTTATATGGGATTCTTATGGATGAATAAGGTGTTGGCTAAGAACCTGAGTCTCTCACTCATTGGAGTTGATGAAGGTGTACAGGACACTTCTGGAACAGCGGGCAACACTGCTAATTATAAGAAAGTAAATATGTATCACACGTATACCTATGGTGGTTATCTTAGCTATGGTACCACATCAACACCATTGTCACTTGCACTTACATATTATCACCAAAGCGGGAAATCAAGTACAGGTAAAACGATGAATGCGTCACTGGCTGCTGCAAAATTAGGATGGAACCCTTCGACTTATTTGAACTTAGGTATAGGATGTGATTTATTCTCAGGTGATGACAATACAAATGATGGAACACAACATAACTTCAAAAAATTGTATGGAACAAATCACAGCTTCAACGGATATATGGAATACTGGACTACACCTCCAACTCAAGGTTTAGGTGATTATTATCTGATAGCATCAGGCAAAACCACATCAAATCTGGAATGGGAGGTCGCGGGACATCTATTCAAAAGTATGAAAGATGTGAAATATGCATCAGACAAAGCTGGTAAGTCATTAGGATCAGAACTCGACCTTACCCTAAAATACAAGATGAATGAATGGGCAAACGTCCAAGGTGGCTACAGCGTTTATTTTACGACAAAAGAAGTAAAATATCTTAAGTTGAAAAACGCCAGTGCTGACATCTATACTCCTCAATGGTGCTATGTGATGTTGACAATAACACCCGCATATTTAAAGAACCTATTTACGAACAATAAAAAATAA